AAGATTTAATTTATGCACTCTATTTAATTATCGGGACATCGATTCTCTTTGTATCTTTTTCAATTTTCTTTTTTCTCTATAAAAGAAGCTCAAAGAAAAAAAGGTAGCAGAAGTTTTGGTTTTTTTGCTTTTCCTGTTTCCAATTTACCTTTTTTCAGATTTTATGGAGAATGATATGTTTATTACATATAAAGAGTATTCAAAGATGTTGTATCTCGAACCAAAAGGACCTTCTTGTACTGATTGCCATGGAATTGATGGCGGAATTAGTCAAAAAATAAAATATGTTTCACACAATAATAAAAGAATACCAACAATTGAGACTATGGAAATTAAGCCAATTAACAATATGAAATATAGGGATTTTGAGAGAAAGA
Above is a window of Thiovulum sp. ES DNA encoding:
- a CDS encoding Cytochrome c (PFAM: Cytochrome c), producing MFITYKEYSKMLYLEPKGPSCTDCHGIDGGISQKIKYVSHNNKRIPTIETMEIKPINNMKYRDFERKMKSRLTFMPFYNLTDGEIKALYSYLTRHSKNKK